The sequence TGCAAAAAAAAACATTTTACACAAAAATACAAAGGAAGGAAAGTAGAAACTTTACTTAACCCTAAATATGTTGAAAATCAGCTAATTCCTGACACGCCAGGCTAGAGGAAAAGAATGGGTCATTTAAACAACCAAATGGGAAAAATGGGAAAAGTTATCACAGCCAACTTCAAGCCCTCAACGGTTTCTCAGCTTAAAGAAGCTCTTGCACAAGAGTTCTTATCCTTTGTCCTTATTACCTGTTCTGAAGATGATGGAAAGTTTAACATCGAAATGGATGTTAAAGGAGATCCTGACTTGGTAGGTTGTATGGTCGATGGAGCCAAAAACCGTTTAGATTAATCCTCATCTCTTGTACCCTAGTTTAAAGGGCTTTGTACAAGTGAGGCTTTACCAGATTTCCTTTTTTATTCACCCATAGCGCTTTGGCCATGGGATTCATCTTTCAAGAAAATCTGACTTTGTCTCGCTCGCCTCTCACCTTCCAAAAACTGCCGTGTACAAAGCCTAAAGGGTACAAATATGGTTGAAGATTATGATGCTTGGTTTGAGAAAAACCGTGCGCTCCTTTTAGAAGACTTTTTCACATTTTTACGTTTTCCCAGTATTAGCACCGATCCTGCATATACAAACGATCTCTTGGCTTGTAAGGATTGGCTTGTTGCTTATATGGAAAAAAGTGGGCTCAACACTGAAGTGTGGGAGACCAGTGGTCACCCCACTATCTTTGCTTCCCATCTTGAGGCGGGCGATGCAGCCCCCACCCTCCTTTTTTATGGCCACTATGATGTGCAACCTTCCGCCCCTCTTGAAAAATGGGAGAGCCCCCCATTTGAACCAGAGGTGAGGGGTCATAAGGTCTATGCTCGAGGAGCAATCGACAACAAGGGGCAGGCATTTTATACCCTTCTTGCCATCCGCGCCTTTTTAGAACGGACCAAAAATGCCCCCGTCAACATTAAAGTCTTGATCGAAGGGGAAGAAGAGATTGGAAGCTCCGGGTTAGAAGCGATTGCTGAAGAAAAAAAAGAGGCGCTTAAAGCCGACCACATCTACATTGTTGACCTCGATATGTATGCAGAGGGGATTCCCGGTGTCACCTTAGGGGTGCGTGGTGTCGCCTCTTTAAATGTGACTGTCCACAATAGCAACGCCGATCTTCACTCGGGAACCTTTGGGGGGATTGCCTTAAATCCGGCCCGCGCTCTTGCCACCACTTTAAGCAAACTTTGGGATGAGAAGGGAAAAGTGACCGTTCCCCACTTTTACGATGGGGTAAAAGAGGGAGGTTTAGAGGGACTTGATGAGGAGATCGACCTTAAAAAAGAGAGCGCTCCCTTTGAGATTAAAGTGTTCCAAGGAGAAGGGGACTATTCCCTTGTCGCGTCAAACTGGGTCCGCCCCACCCTTGAGATCAATGGGCTAGAAAGTGGTTATACCGGTGAAGGGTATAAAACGATCATTCCCGCAGAGGCGATGGTCAAACTTTCTTGCCGCCTTGTTCCCGGGCAAGATCCCGAGAAAATTATCGAGGCATTAGCCACCTTTTTGAAAAGTAATCTCCCTGCAGGTATAGGGATGAGTTTTGAGAAAGGACATGGAACCCCTGCGATGATCACAGCGCCCGATTCAGCCACCGTTAAAGGGGCGATAGCCGCTTACGAACGGATTTTTAGTGCAAAGTGTCGCCGTCAGCTTTGTGGGGGGACAATTCCGATCGCCCCAAAACTTGCCGAGATCTGTGGGGGAGAGATTGTCCTCATCGGAATGGGGATCCCTTCTGATAGCATTCATGCTCCGAATGAAAACTTTGGGCTCGACCGTTTTAAACAAGGCTTTTTGTCGATCACCCAACTCCTCGAAATCTTTGCCGAGGGAGGCCCCGATGCATGATATGATAAAAAAGTGGGCGAATTTTTCTGATTCCGAGACCAAACCTCTTTTCTGGATGCTTTTAGGGCCCCTTCTCATCATCCTGACGATGACCCTGAGCACCAGCCCTTTTCTTCCAGCTGTCACCACCCTAGGAGTGATCCTTTCTTGGCACTATCGCCTTAAAGGGTTTGCCCTCACCCTGATGGTCTTTACCCTGTTTCTCTCTTTCCGCTTTTCCCGCTATGAAGTGTCCTTTTGGGAACTGGGCTGGGGCCTTTCCCTTGCTCTGGGGCTGACCATCTCTTTCCTCTCGATGGAAGAGCTTAGAAGCTACTATGCCAAACAACGAAGAGCCAAAGAAAAAGCAGTTGCCGATCTCCAACTTTCCCTCCAAGGCTTCGAAGAAAAAACAGCGATTGAAAGTCGAGTTCAAGAAAAGGAGATCGAAACCCTCAAAGAAGAGCTCCACTCTTCCCGCTCCGAAGTCGAAGCTCTTCTCAACCTAGTTGAAGTGAGCCAAATCGAATCAGACAAAACCCATAAGCAGAGTGATGGGCTCATTAAAGAATCGCTCGAGATGCACCGCGAAATCGAAATCCTCAAAGACAAGCTCGACGGACAAAAAGAGCGGCTGGCATTCTTAGAAAAAGAGCATGCTACCTTTGCCGAGCTCTCTAAAGAAAGGCTTAAAACGCTCAATACCTACCGGGTTGAGC comes from Candidatus Neptunochlamydia vexilliferae and encodes:
- a CDS encoding M20/M25/M40 family metallo-hydrolase: MVEDYDAWFEKNRALLLEDFFTFLRFPSISTDPAYTNDLLACKDWLVAYMEKSGLNTEVWETSGHPTIFASHLEAGDAAPTLLFYGHYDVQPSAPLEKWESPPFEPEVRGHKVYARGAIDNKGQAFYTLLAIRAFLERTKNAPVNIKVLIEGEEEIGSSGLEAIAEEKKEALKADHIYIVDLDMYAEGIPGVTLGVRGVASLNVTVHNSNADLHSGTFGGIALNPARALATTLSKLWDEKGKVTVPHFYDGVKEGGLEGLDEEIDLKKESAPFEIKVFQGEGDYSLVASNWVRPTLEINGLESGYTGEGYKTIIPAEAMVKLSCRLVPGQDPEKIIEALATFLKSNLPAGIGMSFEKGHGTPAMITAPDSATVKGAIAAYERIFSAKCRRQLCGGTIPIAPKLAEICGGEIVLIGMGIPSDSIHAPNENFGLDRFKQGFLSITQLLEIFAEGGPDA